In a genomic window of Pontibacter liquoris:
- a CDS encoding UvrD-helicase domain-containing protein: MPSLFKIYSSSAGSGKTYHLTKEYLKLALHTADPDYYRAILAITFTNDAAAEMKERIMGALRGFNDPTQSEKAKARSEELLQSITADLQQEYPEENLDITEIRSRAAKLFSQILYNYSDFSVSTIDSFVNKIVQAFTRELNIPHNFEVDLDSQTLVNTAVQLLLDKVSDNKDDLLSETLEQYALEKAREGRSWNSLPEDLADFAKNLLNEQVYEAVTDLQTLTLEDFKHIRTQLKELQKGIEEALHEDAAQALAAIEQAGLAPADFFQGNRGIWGYFYKFSREADLNYGNNYARQSIEDDKWYAGKASTATKNQIDHIKQQLTDLYFHIEEIKQEYAATSTLINAIVPHLYKVSVLNELEKCLQEIKLDKNTVHISEFNKRIIDIVLKEPVPFIYERLGEKYNHILIDEFQDTSVLQWNNLLPLVDNALASGHFSMVVGDAKQAIYRWRGGEMEQILHLYKKNTAKLYQNRRHGSMIRERYESVDHALRPDELNTNYRSRAEIISFNNELFTFISQGHENFGMFASIYDEKFVQSVPEGSDKSGGHVQIMFTHPEDENYKYDLDGCSRTEELYDSYTHPVILSYDESMLNMVLQLVNHGLAEGYTLKDMAILCRTNSKSKLIANFLKERRFDIISQDSLSLQFAEVINLIIALFRVFNRPNDTLAKSEALYLVCAVALETIPDTGMTQRIAQIANTPDPQPLFDQLRVFGFDVKERETGNLSIYELTEQLIRIFGLLDKNNESEYLFRFLDLVLEYSLKNSNNLNNFLAYWEVQKEKLSINTPKDRNAITITSIHKSKGLAYPIVIIPFADWSTEPMNRALMWSQLPDEITVTGKLRSVAVNISSKLETTILGEQYSNEVEKTFIENLNMLYVALTRPIDRLYLIGNSKDLLDDKKAARALDGNAKNVSHLLYRYLVHKGLWQPGQFCYQLHKGGSGQHHTTISSDKTYFLEHLVTTDWAQRLQLKQHANNVFDFETQTLQRAVNKKLHYALSRVLEASQLDAVLRQMVNQGIISEREKPELVTRLQGVLNHPKLRHYFSDKVVVEHEKELLDARAYLYKPDRVVFDGEQVVVLEFKLPPPEPEHRNKLDHYAVRFKQLGYAKVKCLLYYFDTGQVQEWQYGGKSMQIGLAL, from the coding sequence ATGCCTTCACTCTTCAAGATATATTCCTCCTCTGCCGGTTCCGGCAAAACCTATCATCTCACAAAGGAATACCTGAAGCTGGCCCTGCATACCGCTGATCCGGATTACTACCGCGCCATTCTGGCCATTACGTTTACCAACGACGCCGCTGCCGAAATGAAGGAGCGCATCATGGGCGCTTTGCGTGGCTTTAATGATCCAACTCAATCCGAAAAAGCAAAAGCCCGCAGCGAGGAACTGCTCCAAAGTATAACTGCCGACCTGCAGCAGGAATACCCCGAAGAGAATCTGGACATCACCGAAATCAGAAGCCGGGCGGCCAAACTCTTCAGCCAGATCCTCTACAACTACAGTGATTTTTCGGTTAGCACCATCGATAGCTTTGTGAATAAGATTGTGCAGGCCTTTACACGGGAGCTCAACATTCCGCATAATTTTGAAGTGGACCTGGACTCGCAGACGTTGGTGAACACGGCCGTGCAGCTGCTGCTGGACAAAGTATCGGACAACAAAGACGACCTGCTATCTGAAACGTTGGAGCAGTATGCACTAGAAAAAGCCCGCGAAGGCCGCAGCTGGAACTCCCTGCCCGAAGACCTGGCCGATTTTGCAAAAAACCTGCTCAATGAGCAAGTATACGAAGCTGTTACGGACCTGCAGACGCTTACGCTCGAGGATTTTAAACATATCCGTACGCAGTTAAAAGAATTGCAAAAGGGAATAGAAGAAGCCCTGCACGAAGACGCTGCCCAGGCACTTGCAGCCATCGAGCAGGCCGGCCTCGCTCCTGCTGATTTCTTCCAGGGGAACCGCGGCATCTGGGGCTATTTTTATAAATTTTCTCGGGAAGCTGACCTGAACTACGGCAACAACTATGCCCGCCAGAGTATAGAAGACGATAAATGGTATGCCGGCAAAGCCAGCACGGCTACTAAAAACCAGATCGATCATATAAAGCAGCAACTCACCGATTTATACTTCCACATCGAGGAAATCAAGCAGGAATATGCGGCCACTTCCACCCTCATCAACGCCATTGTACCGCATCTTTATAAAGTCTCGGTGCTCAACGAGCTGGAAAAGTGCCTGCAGGAGATTAAGCTGGACAAAAATACGGTGCACATCTCCGAGTTTAACAAGCGCATCATTGATATAGTACTCAAAGAACCGGTGCCCTTTATTTATGAGCGCCTGGGCGAGAAGTATAACCACATCCTCATCGATGAGTTTCAGGACACCTCGGTGCTGCAGTGGAACAACCTGCTTCCGCTGGTAGATAATGCCCTGGCTTCGGGGCACTTCAGCATGGTGGTGGGCGATGCCAAACAGGCCATTTACCGCTGGCGGGGCGGCGAAATGGAGCAGATATTACATCTGTATAAAAAGAACACGGCCAAACTCTACCAGAACCGCCGCCACGGAAGTATGATCCGCGAACGCTACGAATCGGTGGATCATGCCCTGCGGCCCGACGAGCTGAACACCAACTATCGCAGCCGCGCAGAGATCATCTCCTTTAACAACGAGCTGTTTACTTTTATCAGCCAAGGGCACGAAAACTTCGGGATGTTCGCCTCTATTTACGACGAGAAATTTGTGCAAAGCGTGCCCGAAGGCAGCGACAAAAGTGGCGGACATGTGCAGATCATGTTCACGCACCCCGAGGACGAAAACTACAAGTATGACCTGGATGGTTGCTCCCGCACCGAAGAACTGTACGACAGCTATACCCACCCGGTTATCCTGAGCTACGACGAGAGCATGCTCAACATGGTGCTGCAACTGGTCAACCACGGGCTGGCCGAAGGTTATACTTTAAAAGATATGGCCATCCTTTGCCGCACCAACAGCAAGAGCAAGCTCATTGCCAACTTCTTAAAAGAGCGCCGCTTTGATATCATTTCGCAGGATTCGCTTTCGCTGCAGTTTGCCGAGGTCATCAACCTGATCATTGCCCTGTTCCGTGTCTTTAACCGGCCCAACGATACCCTGGCAAAATCAGAGGCCTTGTACCTGGTGTGCGCCGTAGCTCTGGAAACCATACCCGATACCGGCATGACGCAGCGCATCGCCCAGATTGCCAACACCCCGGATCCGCAGCCTTTGTTCGACCAACTGCGCGTGTTTGGCTTTGATGTGAAAGAGCGGGAAACGGGCAACCTGTCTATCTATGAATTGACCGAACAGCTGATCCGAATCTTCGGCCTGCTGGACAAAAATAATGAGAGCGAATACCTGTTCCGCTTCCTGGACCTGGTACTGGAGTATAGCCTGAAAAACAGCAATAACCTGAACAACTTTCTGGCTTACTGGGAAGTGCAGAAGGAAAAGCTGAGCATCAACACGCCCAAAGACCGGAATGCCATCACTATCACCAGCATCCACAAGTCCAAAGGCCTCGCCTACCCGATCGTGATCATACCGTTTGCCGATTGGAGTACCGAGCCCATGAACCGGGCCTTGATGTGGAGCCAGCTGCCCGATGAGATAACCGTAACAGGCAAGCTGCGCAGCGTGGCAGTTAACATAAGTTCTAAACTGGAGACAACCATCCTGGGGGAGCAATACAGCAACGAGGTGGAGAAAACCTTTATCGAGAACCTGAACATGCTCTATGTGGCCCTCACCCGCCCCATCGACCGGCTTTACCTGATCGGCAACAGCAAAGATCTGCTGGACGATAAAAAAGCCGCTAGGGCGCTGGATGGCAATGCTAAAAATGTAAGCCATTTGCTTTACCGCTACCTGGTGCACAAAGGCCTGTGGCAGCCGGGGCAGTTCTGCTACCAGCTGCACAAAGGGGGCTCGGGGCAGCACCATACCACCATCTCGTCTGATAAAACATACTTTCTTGAGCACCTGGTCACCACCGATTGGGCCCAACGGCTGCAACTTAAACAGCACGCCAATAACGTGTTCGACTTTGAAACCCAGACGCTGCAGCGTGCCGTGAACAAGAAACTGCATTATGCCCTGTCGCGGGTGCTGGAAGCCTCCCAGTTAGATGCGGTCCTACGGCAGATGGTTAACCAGGGCATCATCAGCGAACGCGAAAAACCGGAGCTGGTTACCCGCCTGCAAGGAGTGCTGAACCATCCCAAACTGCGGCATTATTTCTCGGATAAGGTAGTGGTAGAGCATGAAAAAGAGCTCCTGGATGCCCGTGCCTACCTGTATAAGCCCGACCGCGTGGTGTTTGACGGCGAACAGGTGGTGGTGCTCGAATTCAAGTTGCCGCCACCCGAGCCCGAGCACCGCAATAAACTGGACCATTATGCCGTACGCTTTAAGCAGCTGGGCTATGCTAAGGTAAAATGCCTGCTTTATTACTTTGATACCGGGCAAGTGCAGGAGTGGCAGTATGGCGGCAAAAGTATGCAAATTGGGCTAGCTTTGTGA
- a CDS encoding PD-(D/E)XK nuclease family protein, with translation MQTFLELTAKYVYEKYKENISELCIILPSRRASFFFKNALAQAAPEPIWSPEVAGMEDFITRLAQTDVLEPINLQLELFDLMREQDPLLDFDQFVTWGGTLLDDFSRIDQNLVDVSKLFEYLSEAKALERWDPKFLGKAISPTMKKYFSLWDNIEKTYHNLQKRLLRNKQAYTGMAFRKVAENINRIAKESSCKQYIFIGLNALTASEEVIIKALLKHDKAEVLFDSDNFYMEESTPNRAGTFLRKYKSTWKLPEWRWQQNLLLTDDKEISVIGVANASMQGKLAGQLLQQIRQQDKHAQTAIILPDETLLLPVLHSIPDEVPNYNVTMGLSFKGTPLFNLIDLLFEVHLTGVTQLQESGYKVYQYHHLSVTKLLTHPFIRRYEVYLNEQPGQVKHHGLIQQVIDKIVADNRVLVSAQDLLHMGRQHPLFETLFKTWRDCDDIIAAMYNLIELLREVYSHQPNTIETEYLYIFYTLVKRLDTIFDCREHKIGVRSFRKFLYELISATRLPFSGEPISEVQIMGMLETRALDFENVIILSVNENTLPAPKRHESLMPYDVLREFGLPTYSETEGAMAYNFYRLLQRAKRVHLLYVLPSDTYGSGEKSRFILQLQHDLALRNPGITFRDLTAAVEQQQTKNYDEDILIEKDAQTLTQLKKELEKGLYPSHLNMYINCSLQYYFSRIAKIQEMDEVEEQLGTDKFGTLVHQVLEDFFRPFEQSGKPILAADVALMLQQLPGQVKEEFRKTTRGASPERGMNYLLFKVAVQVLEKYLEKLRDSDELPLYVLRLEDTLAAILPVAVGGEVIPVRIAGKADRIDLTGNALRVIDYKTGRVEKSQLQVKPEDMALHFTSDRKFDKARQLWLYQYVLQRNLQEQPDIILKNARHMEAHHIVPRSGILSFRNLEDGVLVAELPFGKEAENTNFISASEQLLTDFVKHMLDPEEPIRKTNDLEVCQWCPYRGICAR, from the coding sequence GTGCAGACTTTCCTCGAGCTCACCGCCAAGTACGTTTACGAGAAGTATAAAGAGAACATCAGCGAGCTGTGCATCATTCTGCCCTCCCGCCGCGCCAGCTTTTTCTTTAAAAATGCGTTGGCACAGGCTGCACCGGAGCCGATCTGGTCGCCGGAGGTAGCGGGCATGGAAGATTTTATTACGCGCCTGGCCCAGACCGATGTGCTGGAACCAATCAACCTGCAACTCGAGCTCTTTGACTTGATGCGCGAGCAGGACCCGCTGCTCGACTTCGACCAGTTTGTAACCTGGGGCGGCACGCTGCTGGATGATTTCAGCCGCATCGACCAGAACCTGGTGGATGTGAGCAAGCTGTTCGAGTACCTCTCGGAAGCAAAGGCGCTGGAACGCTGGGATCCCAAGTTCCTGGGCAAGGCCATCTCCCCGACCATGAAGAAATACTTCAGCCTCTGGGACAACATTGAGAAAACGTATCATAACCTGCAAAAGCGCCTGCTCCGCAACAAGCAGGCGTACACCGGCATGGCTTTCCGGAAAGTGGCCGAAAACATCAACCGCATTGCCAAAGAATCGAGCTGTAAGCAGTACATTTTTATTGGCCTCAATGCCCTGACAGCTTCCGAAGAAGTGATCATTAAAGCCCTGCTCAAGCACGACAAGGCCGAAGTGCTGTTCGACTCGGATAACTTTTACATGGAGGAAAGTACCCCCAACCGGGCCGGCACATTTCTGCGCAAGTATAAAAGCACCTGGAAACTGCCCGAGTGGCGCTGGCAGCAAAACCTCTTGCTGACCGACGACAAGGAGATCAGCGTGATCGGGGTAGCCAATGCCAGCATGCAGGGCAAACTGGCCGGGCAGCTTTTACAACAGATCCGGCAGCAGGACAAGCACGCGCAAACGGCCATCATCCTACCCGACGAAACCCTGCTTTTGCCGGTGCTGCACTCCATCCCCGACGAGGTGCCCAACTATAACGTCACCATGGGCCTGAGCTTTAAAGGCACCCCTCTGTTCAACCTTATCGACCTGCTGTTTGAAGTGCACCTGACCGGCGTAACCCAGCTGCAGGAATCGGGCTACAAAGTATACCAGTACCACCACCTGTCGGTTACCAAACTGCTCACGCACCCTTTTATCCGCAGGTATGAAGTATACCTCAACGAACAGCCCGGGCAGGTTAAACACCATGGCCTCATCCAGCAGGTTATCGATAAAATAGTGGCCGATAATCGGGTGTTGGTATCAGCGCAGGACCTGCTGCACATGGGCCGGCAACACCCACTTTTCGAGACACTCTTTAAAACCTGGCGCGATTGCGATGATATTATCGCGGCCATGTATAATCTCATCGAGCTGCTGCGCGAAGTATACAGCCACCAGCCCAACACCATTGAAACCGAGTATCTCTACATCTTTTATACCCTGGTAAAGCGGCTCGACACCATTTTCGATTGCCGCGAGCACAAGATCGGGGTGCGCAGCTTCCGTAAGTTTCTGTACGAGCTGATCTCGGCCACCCGATTGCCCTTCAGCGGCGAGCCGATCTCCGAAGTACAAATTATGGGTATGCTGGAAACGCGGGCGCTTGATTTTGAGAACGTCATCATTCTGTCAGTAAACGAGAACACCTTACCGGCGCCAAAGCGTCACGAATCGCTGATGCCGTATGATGTGCTGCGTGAGTTTGGCCTGCCCACTTATTCGGAGACGGAAGGCGCGATGGCGTATAATTTTTACCGCTTGCTGCAGCGCGCCAAACGCGTGCATTTACTTTATGTGCTTCCCTCCGATACCTATGGCTCGGGCGAGAAAAGCCGGTTTATCCTGCAACTGCAGCATGACCTGGCCTTGCGCAACCCGGGCATCACGTTCCGGGATCTGACAGCGGCCGTAGAGCAGCAGCAAACAAAGAATTATGACGAGGACATCCTGATTGAAAAAGATGCGCAGACGCTCACGCAGCTGAAAAAAGAGCTGGAAAAGGGCCTCTACCCCTCGCACCTTAACATGTACATCAACTGTTCGTTGCAGTATTATTTCAGCCGCATTGCCAAAATACAGGAGATGGACGAGGTGGAAGAGCAGTTGGGCACCGATAAATTTGGGACGCTGGTGCACCAGGTGCTGGAAGATTTTTTCCGCCCATTTGAGCAGAGCGGCAAGCCGATTTTAGCAGCAGATGTGGCCCTGATGTTGCAGCAACTGCCCGGGCAGGTAAAAGAAGAATTCCGGAAAACCACCCGCGGTGCTTCGCCGGAGCGGGGCATGAATTATCTGCTGTTTAAGGTAGCGGTGCAGGTGCTGGAAAAATACCTGGAAAAACTAAGAGACTCCGACGAACTGCCGCTTTATGTGCTGCGCCTGGAAGACACGCTGGCCGCTATACTTCCCGTAGCAGTAGGCGGCGAGGTGATTCCGGTGCGCATTGCCGGCAAAGCCGACCGCATTGACCTGACCGGCAATGCACTGCGCGTGATCGATTATAAAACCGGCAGGGTGGAGAAAAGCCAACTACAGGTGAAGCCCGAAGATATGGCGTTGCACTTTACCAGCGACCGCAAATTTGACAAAGCCCGCCAGCTCTGGCTCTACCAGTATGTGCTGCAACGTAACCTGCAGGAGCAACCGGACATCATCCTGAAAAATGCCCGGCATATGGAGGCGCACCACATTGTTCCCAGGTCCGGCATTCTGTCGTTTCGCAACCTGGAAGACGGCGTGCTGGTGGCCGAGCTCCCTTTCGGAAAAGAAGCGGAAAACACCAATTTTATATCGGCCTCAGAGCAGCTGCTGACCGATTTTGTAAAACATATGCTGGACCCCGAAGAGCCAATCCGCAAAACCAATGACCTGGAAGTTTGCCAATGGTGCCCGTACCGGGGTATCTGCGCGCGCTAG
- a CDS encoding VOC family protein: MEQRITIITLGVKNLQRSKDFYQNILGWQPLDSSSEGIVFFQLNGIQLALFPQESLADDAGLPADGKGFRGFSLAHNVGSEKEVDALVASLEEKGVRVLKQPEKVFWGGYSSYIADPDDNLWEIAYNPFLPLDEKGNTASIH, translated from the coding sequence ATGGAACAACGCATTACGATTATTACCCTTGGCGTTAAAAACCTGCAGCGCTCGAAGGATTTTTATCAGAACATACTGGGTTGGCAGCCCCTGGACAGCAGCTCGGAAGGCATTGTGTTCTTTCAGCTGAACGGCATACAACTGGCGCTCTTCCCGCAGGAATCGCTAGCCGATGATGCCGGCTTACCGGCCGATGGCAAGGGATTCCGCGGCTTCTCGTTAGCGCATAACGTGGGCTCCGAAAAAGAAGTGGACGCGCTGGTAGCGTCGCTGGAAGAAAAAGGCGTGCGGGTGTTAAAGCAGCCTGAAAAAGTTTTCTGGGGCGGATACAGCAGCTACATCGCCGATCCGGACGACAACCTCTGGGAGATCGCCTACAATCCGTTTCTGCCCCTGGATGAGAAAGGAAATACCGCCAGCATACATTAG
- a CDS encoding DUF4625 domain-containing protein, translating to MKKLNWLFALLFVLAFTACDDDDNDVTLDTTAPVITITSPTANASYAAGAQVPFKATVTDNEGLDKLTVSVTDAGGTVRQVDDQKIRDFLNDNTKKDLELNIGLDANAAAGSYTIIVTATDKQGNNASQSIGFTVM from the coding sequence ATGAAAAAACTGAACTGGCTTTTCGCGCTTTTGTTTGTCCTTGCTTTTACTGCTTGTGATGACGACGATAATGATGTCACACTTGACACCACTGCGCCTGTAATAACGATTACTTCCCCTACTGCCAATGCCTCGTATGCTGCAGGCGCGCAGGTGCCGTTCAAAGCGACGGTGACAGACAACGAAGGACTTGATAAATTGACGGTATCCGTTACAGATGCCGGTGGTACTGTCCGGCAGGTTGATGATCAGAAGATCAGAGACTTCCTGAACGATAACACTAAAAAGGACTTAGAGCTTAATATCGGACTGGACGCCAATGCGGCAGCCGGCTCTTATACGATCATTGTAACAGCTACTGATAAGCAGGGCAATAATGCCTCGCAGTCCATTGGTTTTACCGTGATGTAA